ATATTCCTCAGTCCAAGCGACAGGGCGGCTTTCGGGTCGCACTTTTTTCTGGCGACGACTTCACGGCCGAGTTGAAGCCGTCCAACTCCTCGCCGATCTCGACAAGGGCCTTTCTGACTGTCTCCTCAACTTCCTGTCGTTTCTTCGGCGGCATCAGGCTCAGCCCCTTCAGCATCGCCTCGCGCCAGTGCTGCCCCCTGCCCCACGCTTCCGCGAGCGCTGTTGCAAGGTCGTCCTGGCGACGGGTGGCCTCCAGTGCCTCGATAAGGAGGCTGGCCTGATAGACGTCCTTTTCGCGCTTGGCGACGCCGTTTGCATCTGATTGCCTGCGAGAGGCGACGATGAGCTTGTGAACTGCATAGCGTTCCGGCGACGGCACGGTTACAGGCACCCCTGACCGATGCAGCATCACGGTCCGGATGGGCTCGTGGATGAGGAAATCAAGGAAACGCAAGGGCTGCGCCGAAGCTCTGCCCAGTGCTGGCATCGGAGTGGCATGGTCGGTGTAGTGATCGGATCCCCGGTTCGGCGTGAGGAATTCGACCTTGTATCTCGTTGCATTCTCGAATTGCGTCGCGTGTGCGGGATCCGATCTGTGCGGGATCTCCCTGAAGGTCGGGTCAATCTCTCTCAAGATTTCCAAGATCGGCGGCCGGCTGTCGTCGACTGACGAGGAGATCGAGTAGTGCTGCGCGAAATCGGCATCGCCGGTTTGCAATGAGGCACCGGGCAATCTCACGCCGAGATGTCCCGCATACGTCTGGAAGGCAACCGTACCGACGAGCACGCCTCTCAGGCGGAAGATTCCTGCTGCTCCCATTGCTCCAACGACATCGCCAGTGAACCGGTCCGGTGCAGTCAGCCCTGCTTGGCGAGTCAGCGTGGAGACGAGTTTCCGTCGCCCGCGGAGGTCTTCCTTGATCTCTTGGAAGGCTGCAACGCGTTTCGCGATCTCGGGATCATCGGACGGGCCGACATACTTCCGCGTCTTCTTGGGTTGGGTCTCCTCAAAATACCAATAATCCCGCCCCTTCACCGGAACCCGAACGAAATTTCCCGCCGTTGAGAAGTCGGTTTCGAACGATGCACCAAGGCAGCGCTGAACGAGTTCCGCATACATCGTGCGATAAACGAGATCGACCGTCTTCATGCGCCGGCTCCGTTATAAGAAAAATGAGTTTCTCTTATAACAGGATGAACTCAAGCGACGCAAGCGGTGGTTATAAGACAGTTGCAGAAATCTTATAACGCCGCCGCATCATCCAGGGTTCACGCAGACCCGTCATGCCACACATGGCGATCGATGCGCCCGGCTTTGGCCAATGCTACCGCCAACGATGCTGGAGCCGCGCCGATCAATCAGGCACCGCGTGACCGCCGCTGATCATGTGAACCATTTTGATGCCGTTTAGGATGATCGCGGCTGATCCCGGTGATTTGAAGCCGAGCATTGACCCGATGCGGCGCTTGATGCGCCGATGGTCCTGTTCGATCCGGTTACTCAGGTATTTACTCTTGCGGGTCCGGATCGGCTTCAGCCGACGCCGGGAACGATACTGCAAGCGATTTGAGTTGTCACAGGAAACGACAGCCTCCAGGGTGGGCTGGTGCTGCCAGCACCAGGTCGGCAAGCCACCAGGCCAAAAGCTCGGGGTCGGGCCGAATCGCGGCGACGCGGGCGGCGATTGCCGTTGCAGCGAACGGCACCGGCCGCTGCGATCCCGCCAGTTTTTCGATCTCCGTGCAAAGGTCGGCGAGCGCCGCGCGGTGGCAATGGAGCCCGAGCTGGTCGACGATCTTTTCGAGTCGGTCGGCGCTGCCAGCGGGCGGCTGCACGGACAGCTGCCGCCAGGCGCCAAGAACCGCGCCGGCGGGGCCGGGATCGGCGCCGGCCGGGCGCAGGTACCAGGGGTCGCGCAGGGCGTCCTCGGCGCGGCCGGCGAGCCGCATGCTGCCGGCCGCGCTTCCTATCGCGGTGAGCTCGGCTCCGGCCTGTCTGACAAGTCCGTCAAGCCCGGCTCCGCCGTTAAGTCTAAGGCGAGGCCGCGTGAACGAACACGATCTCAAAGCGCCTGTTGCGCTTTGTGAACGATGCCCTTTTCGAACCGGGAAAGAGCAAAGGCGGAAAGATTGATCGAGGGGCTGCCCTGTGTGACCCATTCGCCGAGTTGTTTGCCGATGGAAGGTCCAAGCGCAAAGCCGTGGCCGCTGAAGCCGGCCGCCACGAAGAGTTCGAGCTCTGGCTTGGGCCGATCGATGATTGGAATGACGTCGGGCGTGATATCCAGCCTGCCGGCCCAGGCGTTCTGCAGTTCGATCGTATTCAGATGCGGAAAGATCTGCCGGAAGCCAGCAAGGTTGGCCATCACCTTGCGCATATTGGGCTTCGGCTCCGGCAGCGCCTGCACGGCATTGCGGCGGCTGAAGCGCGCGGCTAATTGATGACGGAAATCGGCTCCGATGCTGAGGTGCAGTTGACGCCAGTTGTTGCGATAGGCGGGTATGAAATGGCGCATGCAGCGAAATGAGTCGACGGTGATTTCGTAATCGACTCCCATGCCGCGATAGCCGTTACCGATAATGAAATCGCCGCCCATAGAGGGGCGGAATGCAACGCGGGGACCCCACATCGCGATGCGGGTGAAGGGTGCTGCCTTCCGGGTGCGGCCGACGGAGGATTTGACGATCTGGATAGGCAGGTGCAGGCCGGCCGAAGCGGCCAGCACCGGTGCGCCGATGCCGTTTGCCAAAACGACGGTTTTTGCTTCGAAGATCCCGTTAGACGCCAGGAGCCTCGGTCTGTCCTGCCTGTCGAGGTCGAGCCGGAAAACCGGTGTATCTTCCAGGATAGTGACTCCGGCTTCGCGTGCCGCAGCCGCGATGGTCCGGGTCGAAAGAGCCGGATCGGCATGGGCGTCGTCGGCGGTGAAAAGTCCGCCGCGCCATTGCCCAGCCAATTCGGGGATTGTCTGACGAACGTCCGCGGCATCCAGCAGGCGCGTCGAAAGGCCGAAGCTGCGCGCAATATCGTGGCCGCTGCGGATCCGATCCTCATCGGCAGCGGTTTCCGCGGGGACCAGGATTCCGCTGCGGGTGAACTGCGTCGCCTGTGTGCCGTATCTCGAGGTCAAGTCCGCCCACAGTTCCAAGGCTTCGACCGCGAGCGGCAGCTCGGCTTCATGCCGTCCTTGCCGGCGGATGAAACCCCAGGCACGGCTGGATTGTTCGGAAGCGATCTTGCCGCGCTCGAAGATTGTTACCGACCTCCCTTTGCGGGCTAGGGAAAGAGCGGTCGAGCAGCCGACAATTCCTCCACCGACAATGGCCACGTCCGTTTGAAAGGTGCCCATCTATGTTCCTTGCCCGATCCTTCGCCGCGACAATAACAGGAGAAGGCAGCCGCGCGTGGCATAGGGCTATGCCGGATCGGCATAGATGCGCGCCCGGCTTCAATTGCGGTGGAAGATATCGTCGATCTGACGCAGGACATCGCGGCGCGATGCCTTGAGGCTGGAAATGAATTCGCGCGCGACGCGCGAGGGGGAACGGTGTGTCGGATAAAGCATGCCGAGACGCAGGCTGACCGCGGGCTCGAAGGGAATGGAGCGCACTCCCGGATGCTCGCGAAAATCGAACGCCGTGAAGGGGTCGATCAATCCGATTCCCAGCCCCTTGGCCACCATGTTGGCGATGGTGCTAAAAAGCTGGGCTTCAAGGACAATGCGGCGCTTAACGCCGTAGCGGTCGAAAATCTGGTCGGCGAGTTGCCTCCCCAGATGATTGTGGGTGATGGAGATATAGCGTTCGTCGCGTAAATCTTCCGGCGTCAGCCGTGCCTTCTGCGCCAGCCGATGATGGCTTGGAACCGCCATCAGATAATGCGCGGAGCAGAATTCCTCGATTTCGATGCCGGAGCGGTCGAAGGGATATTCGGCGATGCCGACATCCACAAGCTGGCTGGCGACGAGTTCTTCTATGCGCGGCGACATCTGGATACGCAGCGAAATGCGGCTCTCCGGCCGGCTTGCCGTGAAGCGGGCGATCGCCGAAGGCATGAAGTCCATTGCCAGCATCGGCAGCGACGCCGCCGAGACCATCCCGGAATTGGCGACCTGCATTTCGCGGGCGATCTCGCGGATTTTGTCGATCGACACGAAGGCACGAAGAACCTCCTCATGCAGCAGGAGGGCTTCCGGCGTGGGATTGAGGTGCCCGCCGGACCGGTCGAACAGGGTCACTGACAAAGATGTTTCCAATTGACCCAGAAGCCGGCTTACGGCCGGCTGGGAAACGCCGAGAAGCTCCGCGGCCCCGATGGTGGTCTTTGCAGTCATCGTTGCCTTGAAGGCTTCGAGTTGCCTGATGTTCAAGCCGCCTCTCCTTTGCAGCCTATAACGGAACTGCATAGCGTCCATAATTCCCCTTATTTGACAATGGGATCGGCGCGAAGTCCGATTGATGAGGCGGTGACCAATCGCCGGACCGCGACATTTGTCGCCAATAATTGCAATGGGAGGATTGGGCAATGGATTTATGGGTGAAGTTCACGTCGATCGCCGTCGTGGCTGGCGCGGTCCTTGCGGGAGTTGCCGCAAAGGCGGACGCGGCCAATGATCGCTTCAAGGAAGTCCTTGAACGCGGCACGCTGCGGGTCGGAGTGCAGGGTGCCTATCCGCCCTGGTCCTATCGTGACCCCGATGGCAGGCTCGTCGGGATCGAGCCTGATCTCGCTGCGGATGTCGCCGAAAAGCTGGGCGTCAAGCTGGAACTGGTTCAGATCGAATCCGCCAACCGCATGCAACTCCTGCAGCAGGGAAGGATCGACCTCATCCTCGGGGCGATGTCCGACCTGCCGGAGCGACGCAAGGTCGTCGGGATGGTGCAGCCAGCCTATTGGGTATCGGGCGCCAATGTCATGGCCAAGGCCGGACTGATCAAGAGTTGGGAGGATCTCAGCGGCAAGCCGCTTTGCGCCAAGCAAGGCCTTTTCTACAATACCGTGATCGCTCAGGCCTATGACGCCAAGATCATTTCCTTTTCCGGCAATACGGAAACCAAACAGGCCCTGCGCAGCGGCAAATGCGCAGCGTGGCTGTCGGACGATACGGCGATCCAGCAGTCGTTGAGAACCGAAGGCTGGGATGGTTACGAAATGCCCCTGAAATCCCGTTATCACAGCTATTGGGCGGCAGGCGTTCCACTGGAGGAGCGCGACGGCATCTGGGGAAAATTCATGACCGGCATGAGCCATGGCTGGCATGCCTCCGGCAAGCTCATCGAACTTGCCGAGAAATGGAAAGTGGTCGCGGATCCGTGGTTCGAAGCCGAACACGAAAAGCTGCTTGAGGCTGACAACACGAAAATGGACAGCCAGTAGTCTCAACGCGACAGGCGCGCCGCCAGGCCGGTTGGCGGTCGACAGACAGCCTTTGTCGAGCCGCCGGCCGGAGACGGAAAAGCTCCATTTTGAGACCGGTGGACGCGGTCCTCCGGTCGATTTTTTTCAACTCTTGGTTCGATCGGCCCGGCGCGGGCGCCTGCGCCAAGCGGATCCATAGTTGCAAACAAGCAGGGATATCATGCGCCTTTCACTCGATGAACTTTCCGGATCAGTCTTCGACGTCGCCATCGTTGGTGCCGGCATCAACGGCGCCGAAACAGCGCGTTGCCTCAGTGCTGCCGGCTATTCGGTGCTGCTCGTCGACAAGAGTGATTTCGCCGCCGGCGCCAGCGGACGGTCTTCGCGGCTCCTTCATTGTGGTCTGCGTTATCTCGCGCCCGGAAAATCCGTCTGGGAATTCGTGCGCCAGCCGCAGCGCTTCCTGACCGCGTGCCGGATGGCCCGGGCGGCGATGCAGTCACGGGCGCAATTCGTCCGCGACACGCCCGACCGTATACGCTCCATGAGGTTCTGCTTTCCCGTCTACCGTGGAGGCCCTTATAGCGGGTGGCAGATCGATGCGGCGTTCCGCATCCTGAAATCCCTGGGCGGCCGCGAGGTGCCGCTGAATTACCGCCGGTTATCGGGCGCAGAAGTCGCGCAGATGCCGCTTCTCCAGCATCTGCGCGACAAGCAGGCGCTCCAGTCGGTCGCCATGTTCGACGAATACCAGTTCGACTGGCCCGAACGGGTGGTGGTGGATGCGGTGCTGGAAGCGCAGCGTCTGGGTGCGTCGGTACGCAACTATACCGAAGTCACCCATGCGGCGCAGCAGGGCGATCTGTGGCAGCTGGAGCTCGGCGATACGCTGGATGCTGCCGCCCGGCCCGTTCACGTCGTCGCGCGCAGTGTTTTCAACATGGGCGGGATATGGATCGACCGCATTAATGCGCGCGTCGAGGCTGGGCGGATCGGTCGTCGCATCACCGGCACCAAGGGCGTGCATATCGTGGTCCGCCTGCCGCCCGAATGCAGCCGTTTCGGCATCGCAACGCTCAACCGGCTGAATGAGGGGCTGTACTGTATCCCGTGGCGTGGCCTGCATTATTTCGGACCGACCGAAACGTTGTATGACGGCGATCCCGACGACATCCATCCGACCGAGGAGGATTTCGAGTTCCTGCTCGGCGAAGCCAATCATCTCCTGCCGACGCTCGATATCAGGCGGTCCGACATTCTCTATGGCTGGGCGGGCGTGCGGCCGCTCACTTACGATCCGGCGCAGCCCATGGGCGCACGTTCGCGGCAACTGCATGACTTCGGTCCTGAAGGAGCGCCCAACCTGTTCGCCATGACGGCAGGGCCGATCATGAGCCATCGCTCGGCAGGGCAGCTCGCATTGACGGCACTGGGCAAGGGACTGGCACCGTCACGGCCGAGCCAGCAGCCGGATTTCGCTTCCAGGAGCGTTCCGCGCGAAACCGGGAACAGCTCACGCGAGGACAAGCTTTCGATCATGCAACGGGGCGTGGAGAGCGAGCATGCCGAGACCATCGACGATCTGCTGGTACGCCGCAGCGGCCTCGTCTGGAACGACGACCCGCTTGGCGAAGACGTGGACCTGGCAGCCGAGGTGCTTGCCAAGGCGCGCTCATGGTCGGCGCAGAGGAAGCGGCAGGAGGCTGCTTCCGCCCGGGAGGCTATCGCCCATCGGCTGCACATTGATCCGCCCGCTTGACCCAATATCGGGCCCACCTGCCACCAGAGGCAGTGTTTCATGCCCTCTTTGCAGGACAGTCCGCGCCTTGAAGCCGTCAAAGATAATGACAGCCTGCTGATGGATAGATGCTACACAGCCGGTACGCGATCGCGGGAATCGCGATTACGGGACGAATGGCTTTGCAGGGAGTCCGGGGAAGACCGGTGCGCCATGACAAGTACGTTGAACCTTCTGCACTACTCGGCATTTCGCGCCGTCATGCTCACCGGCACCGTCAGCGGCGCGGCCGAATTGCTGGGGCGCAGCCAGCCGGCCGTCAGCCGGCTTCTCGACAAGCTGGAATACGAGCTTGGCGTTTCGCTTTTCGAGCGCCGCAGGGGCCTGATCACGCCGACCACCGTGGCACACCTGTTACTCGACGAGATCGAGCGAGCCTATGTCTCGCTGGACGCGTTGAGCAGCTTCGCAGCACGGTTGGCAAGCGGGGAAGGCGGCGAGATCAGCCTTGCGGTCATGCCGGCGCTGGGCATCAATTTCGTGCCGCATCTGCTGGCCGATTTCAGGAAGAACTGGCCGAAGACCAAGGTCACGCTGAACGTGCGCATGTCCGTCAAGATCGAGGAATGGGCGGCCGCGCAGCAGATTGATTTCGGACTGGCGGAAACACCGTTCAAGCGCTCCGGGTTCCGGACCGAAGTCTTCAGTGACGCGCCCTATATCGCGGCTGTTCCGCGCGATCATCCGCTCGCCGGGCGCAGCCGGCTCGGCCCGGCCGACCTGCGCCAGGGGCCATTCATTTCCTGGACTTCCTTCGTCTCGGCACGGCATCTCCTCGATCAGGCGCTGCTGTCCAGTAGCGTCAAGGTGGATGCCGCCTATGAGACGACCTTTTCGGTGTCGGCCTATGAAATGGTCAAGCACGGGATCGGTATTGCGATCATCGATCCCTACACCGCGGTCGAGCAGTTGGACGACCGGGTCAGGCTGATCCCCTTCGCGCCGAAGATCCCGTTTAACGTTGCCCTGCTGCGCCCGGAGTCGCGCGGGCCCAACCCCGCCGCCGATGCCCTGCTGGAGCTGATGGCGCAAAAGCGCGATCGGATCCTGAGACAATTGCCGGACCAGGACGATATGCACACTACGCATATCAATCGCCGATAATTCTATTTTGAACATTTCGGTATCAGCGCTTTATTGGCGTGATCGACCGTCCAGGAAAACAGGCCGCCAATGTCGCCTAGAATTATCGAGATGCAGGGCCGGGACTACGATGTCGTCGTGGTCGGCGCCGGCATCAACGGTTCGAGCGCGGCGCGAGAACTGGCCGCAGCGGGTTACAGCGTCCTCCTGGTCGACAGGAGCGATTTCGCCGCCGGCGCCTCCAGCCGATCCTCGCGCATCCTGCATTGCGGCCTTCGATATTTCGAAACGCCCAACCCGATCCGCACCTTTGCGTTTCATCCGCAGCGCTTCGCCGCGGCCTTGCGCATGGCGCGGGCGGGGATGGAAGCGCGAACCGAACTTGTCGGGCGGAGCCCGCAACGGTGCAAGCCCTTCACCATGTGCTTTCCGATTTATCCGGAGAGCCCCGTCCGCGGCTGGCATTTGGATCTCGGTTTCCGCATCCTGCGCCGTCTCGGGCCACCGGAACCGGCGCTCGCCTATCGTCGGCTGAAGAGTGATTTCGAAACCCACCTGCCATTCGCAAACGACCTGCGGGACCCCGAAAGTCTGCGGTCGATTGCCACCTACCGTGAATACATCATGGACTGGCCGGACAGGCTGTGCGTGGATGCCGCCCTCGACGCCGAGCGAAACGGCGCCGAAATACGCCTGTTCTGCGAAGCTTCCGTTATACGTAGGAAGCCGGAAGGCTGGCTCGTCGAACTGCGCGACGGTAAGGGGGAAGCGGCCGAGGTTCGCGCGTCCGTCGTGCTGAACATGGCCGGCACCTGGGTGGACGCGGTGAACGCCAATCCCGTCGCCGGCAAGCCAGCGCCCTGCCTTGTTCGCGGCACCAAGGGCGCTCATATCGCGGTCAGGCTGCCGGATTCCTATCGCGGCTACGGCATCGCCACGATCAACCGCAGCGGTATGCCGTTCTATTGTCTGCCTTCGCATGACGACTGCTTTTATTTCGGGCCGACGGAGACGCCTTTCGACGGCGACGCCGCCGGTGCCGCAGCCACCAACGAAGACATCGATTTCCTGCTTGCGGAAGCCAGTCACATGCTTCCCGGCCTGCGGCTCGGCCGCCGCCACGTCGAATTCACCTGGGCCGGCGTGCGGCCGCTCACCTTCGATGCAGCCGAGCCGATGGGGCGGCGCACGCGTCAGATCCACGATCTCGCATCTGCCGGCAGGCCGGGTATCTTCGCGATGACGGCAGGGCCGGTCATGAGCCATCTGAGCGCAGGGCGCGAGATGCTGCGGATCGTCGAGAAGCAACTGAAGCCGACGCGCAAGTCCGTGGCGAGGCGGATCCCGGAGACAGGCGACAGCGGTGCGGAGTTCGCAATTTCGAGGCCGCTTTCGCAAGGCAGGCGCGCCGCTTTCCGCACAGCGGTTTCGGTCGAGCATGCCCGCGACCTGAAAGGTATTCTCTATACGAGGACAGGCCTCGCCTGGCGCCGCCATCTCGACCGCGCCGAGGTTGAGGAGGCTGCCGATGCCATTGCCGATCTGGTCGGCTGGGCGCCGGAGCGGACCGTCAGTGAAATCGACGGGTTCATCCGATACCAGAAGACGGCGTTCCGCGCCGCATCGGACCTTCCAATTCAGCCGACAACACACAAAATGGGAGATGTAGAAGCATGAAAATCGGATCAGCACTGAAAACCATCGCCGCCCTTGCAGTCACGCTGGCCGCAAGTGCGATCCTTCCCGCCAGCAGCGCGCAGGCGGCCGAATCGCATCTGCAGCAGATTCTGGAACGAGGCGCCGTGCGTGTCGGCGTTCTCGGCGCGTTCAAGCCCTGGTCCTTCCCATCGCCGGATGGTTCGATGCAAGGCATCGAGGTGGACCTCGCCCAGTCGGTAGCCGATGCGCTCGGCGTCAAGCTTGAGCCGGTCGTGGTCACGTCCGCCAACCGCATGCAGTTCCTGCAGCAGGGCAAGATCGACGTCATCATCGGCGGCATGTACGACACCACTGAGCGGCGCAAGGCGGTCGGCATCATCGAGCCGGCCTATTGGACGTCCGGTCCGACCCTGCTGGCCAAGGAGGGTGTCATCAAGGACTGGAAGGACATCGCCGACAAGCCGGTCTGCGCCAAGCAGGGCGTCTACTACAACAAGCTGGTGGAGACGGAATATCACGCCAAGGTCGTCGCCTTCACCGGAAACACGGAGGGTAAGGAAGCCTTGCGCTCCGGCAAGTGCATCGCCTGGGTCTATGACGATGCGAGCATTATGGCCGACCTCGCTTCGGGCGAGTGGAAGGGTTATGAGATGCCTGTTTCCGTTCTCTTCGACAATCCCTGGGCGGCCGCGGTGCCCGTGGCGGAAGTGGACAAGGCCTTGGGCGTGTTCATGGCAGGCATGGCCTATCGCTGGCAAGCGTCCGGAAAGCTGGTCGAGCTTGAAAAGAAATGGAAGGTGAAGCCGTCGCAGTGGATCGCCGAGCAGCACAAGAAGGCTGAGTGGGACACGAGCTACCTGAAGGGCGGCAACTGAGCCGATGCTCTGCGAAACGCTGATCGATGACCGGCTGCCGGAGCTAAAATGTTCCAGTTGATCGCGCCCTTCTTCCAGGATCTCTACGACCGCACGGGCCTCAATTTCATCGTCTTCTACGACAGCTATGAATATGGGCGCTTCCTGTCCGGCATCAGCATATCGCTACAGCTGATCTTCTGGTCGATCGTCGTGTCGCTGGTGATCGGCGTCTTGGGGGCCTGGGCGCAAAGCGCCCGGTCTCCCGTCCTGCGGGTGCTGATGGATGCCTATATCCAGGCATTCCGCAACACGCCGCCGATGATCCAGCTCCTGTTCTTCTATTTCGCTCTCGGCGCCTTCACGCCGCAGGTCGATGTTGGCGGCTATTACCAGCCGCTGATCTCGTCCTTCGCCTGGGCGATCATCTCGCTCGGCATTTTCGGCGGCGCCTTCAATGTCGAGATCTTCCGCGCCGGCTTGGAGGCGGTGCCGGGATCGACGAAGGAAGCAGCCGAGAGCCTGTGCATGAGCAAGTGGCAGATATACCTGTATGTCACCCTACCGCTGGCCTTCCGCATCAGCCTGCCGGCCCTCACCAACAATCTCGTCAGTCTCGCCAAGACGACATCGCTCGCCTACGTCATTTCCGTCCCGGAGATGACCTATACGCTGAACCAGGTGTGGTCGGACAATGTGAACGTGCCGGAGATGATGTTGCTCCTGTTCCTGTTCTATGTGCTCGTCGTCTCGCTCCTGGCCGCCGGGCTCCATTTCATCGAGCACAGGCTGACCCTGCCGGGATACGGCCAATGAGCGGCGCGGCTTTCCGTATCGAAAGGGGCCGCTTCGCAGAAGAAAGCTTCTGCTCGCGCATCCATTGGCGGCACGGGCTGTGGCTGGTGCTCGCCTTCTTCGGCTCGCTTGCCTTCGCCTATGCCCAATCGGACCCCCAGCAGCAGGCCCCGTCGGCCATCGCCACGCTGATCCTGTGGCTGCCTTTCATTCTCAAGGGTTTCGCTCTCAATCTCCTGATGAGCTTCATCGCCATGGCGGTCGCAACCCTTCTGGGGATCGGGCTGGGATTGCTGCGGGTCAGCCGCTCGAAGCTGTTGCGAACGCCCGCATGGTTCGTGACGCATCTGTTCCGCAATTCGCCGTGGCTGGTGATCCTGTTCACGGTCATGCTGCTGGTGCCGTTCGAGATGCGCCTGCCCGGCGCCGGAACGGTGGCGATACCGGACTGGATCAAGGCCACCTTCGCCTTTTCGCTACCGGTGATGGCCAATATCAGCGAGGTGCTGCGCGGCGCCATCAACTCCATCCCGAAGGGTCAGTGGGAATCGGCGGAGAGCCTTGCCTTCACGCGTGGCCAGACCTTGCGCTGGATCATCCTGCCGCAATGCGTCAGGCGCGCCATTCCGCCATGGATGAACTGGTACGCATTGCTGGCGCTGGCGACGCCGATGGCCTCGATCCTCGGTGTGCACGAGGCGGTCGGCAATGCCCAGGCCGCCATGGAAGCGGCGGGCGCGCGGCCGGAATTCCTCATTCCGTTCTATCTTTTTCTTTTGTGCCTGTTCTTCGCCTACATCTATCCGATCGCAATCTGGACGCGGAAGCTCGAGCGAAAATATGTCGTTGCAAGTTAAATCGAATACCGACGAAGCAAAGCTGAAATCAGGCTGGTCGCCGGACATGCCGATCATATCGCTGCGCGACGTGCACAAGTCCTTCGGCGCCCTGGAGGTGCTGAAGGGGATCAGCTTCGATGTCCGCAAAGGCGAGGTGATCTGCGTCATCGGCCCGTCCGGCTCGGGTAAATCGACGCTGATCCGCTGCATCAACGGGCTCAGTCCTGTCCAGAAGGGCTCGATCAAGGTCGAAGGGCAGGAGGTGAACGACACCAAGCTCGATCTTCTCGCGCTGCGCAAGAAAGTCGGCATCGTGTTCCAGCAATATAATCTCTTCCCGCACAAGACGGCCCTGCAGAACGTCATGATGGCGCCGGTCCTGGTGCTGAAGGAGCCGAAGAGGGAAGTCGAGGAGCGCGCCCGCGCGCTGATCGCCAAAGTCCGCCTGCAGGGCAAGGAAAACGCCTATCCGGGAGAACTGTCGGGTGGCCAGCAGCAGCGCGTCGCCATTGCGCGCAGCCTGGCCATGCGCCCCGACATCATGCTGTTCGACGAAGTCACGGCGGCGCTAGATCCCGAGACGGTGAAGGAGGTGCTGCTCACGATCAGGGAACTGGCGGCAGAGGGCATGACCTGCATCCTCGTCACCCATGAGATGGGATTCGCCCGCGAGGTGGCGGACCACATCTATTTCACCGACCGGGGCGTGATCGTGGAGCACGGCCCACCGGACGAGTTTTTCACCAAGGCGAAGGATCCCAGGACGAGGCAGTTCCTGAGTCAGGTTCTTTAGGGCCGCAGGCCCTCGGACTAGGAGTTTAGGCCCAAGACCCTTGGGCCTCGGAAATTGAACCAACAGGCCGGCAACGGCGACGCGCGGACCGATCCGTCTGCGCGAGCGATCGTGCTCGGCCGGAATTCGGCAGGAGAATGAAATGAACGGGCCGGTCAAGACCATTACCAGGGATCCGCTGCTGCAGCCGCTGACCATCAAGAAGCTGACATTGCGCAACCGTATCATAAGCACCAGTCATGCCTGTGGCCTGGAAGTCGGCGGCATGCCCGAGGAAGCTTATCAGCG
The window above is part of the Mesorhizobium sp. B2-1-1 genome. Proteins encoded here:
- a CDS encoding GSU2403 family nucleotidyltransferase fold protein — protein: MKTVDLVYRTMYAELVQRCLGASFETDFSTAGNFVRVPVKGRDYWYFEETQPKKTRKYVGPSDDPEIAKRVAAFQEIKEDLRGRRKLVSTLTRQAGLTAPDRFTGDVVGAMGAAGIFRLRGVLVGTVAFQTYAGHLGVRLPGASLQTGDADFAQHYSISSSVDDSRPPILEILREIDPTFREIPHRSDPAHATQFENATRYKVEFLTPNRGSDHYTDHATPMPALGRASAQPLRFLDFLIHEPIRTVMLHRSGVPVTVPSPERYAVHKLIVASRRQSDANGVAKREKDVYQASLLIEALEATRRQDDLATALAEAWGRGQHWREAMLKGLSLMPPKKRQEVEETVRKALVEIGEELDGFNSAVKSSPEKSATRKPPCRLD
- a CDS encoding NAD(P)/FAD-dependent oxidoreductase, whose product is MGTFQTDVAIVGGGIVGCSTALSLARKGRSVTIFERGKIASEQSSRAWGFIRRQGRHEAELPLAVEALELWADLTSRYGTQATQFTRSGILVPAETAADEDRIRSGHDIARSFGLSTRLLDAADVRQTIPELAGQWRGGLFTADDAHADPALSTRTIAAAAREAGVTILEDTPVFRLDLDRQDRPRLLASNGIFEAKTVVLANGIGAPVLAASAGLHLPIQIVKSSVGRTRKAAPFTRIAMWGPRVAFRPSMGGDFIIGNGYRGMGVDYEITVDSFRCMRHFIPAYRNNWRQLHLSIGADFRHQLAARFSRRNAVQALPEPKPNMRKVMANLAGFRQIFPHLNTIELQNAWAGRLDITPDVIPIIDRPKPELELFVAAGFSGHGFALGPSIGKQLGEWVTQGSPSINLSAFALSRFEKGIVHKAQQAL
- a CDS encoding DUF1403 family protein, with product MGHTGQPLDQSFRLCSFPVRKGHRSQSATGALRSCSFTRPRLRLNGGAGLDGLVRQAGAELTAIGSAAGSMRLAGRAEDALRDPWYLRPAGADPGPAGAVLGAWRQLSVQPPAGSADRLEKIVDQLGLHCHRAALADLCTEIEKLAGSQRPVPFAATAIAARVAAIRPDPELLAWWLADLVLAAPAHPGGCRFL
- a CDS encoding LysR substrate-binding domain-containing protein, producing the protein MNIRQLEAFKATMTAKTTIGAAELLGVSQPAVSRLLGQLETSLSVTLFDRSGGHLNPTPEALLLHEEVLRAFVSIDKIREIAREMQVANSGMVSAASLPMLAMDFMPSAIARFTASRPESRISLRIQMSPRIEELVASQLVDVGIAEYPFDRSGIEIEEFCSAHYLMAVPSHHRLAQKARLTPEDLRDERYISITHNHLGRQLADQIFDRYGVKRRIVLEAQLFSTIANMVAKGLGIGLIDPFTAFDFREHPGVRSIPFEPAVSLRLGMLYPTHRSPSRVAREFISSLKASRRDVLRQIDDIFHRN
- a CDS encoding transporter substrate-binding domain-containing protein; the protein is MDLWVKFTSIAVVAGAVLAGVAAKADAANDRFKEVLERGTLRVGVQGAYPPWSYRDPDGRLVGIEPDLAADVAEKLGVKLELVQIESANRMQLLQQGRIDLILGAMSDLPERRKVVGMVQPAYWVSGANVMAKAGLIKSWEDLSGKPLCAKQGLFYNTVIAQAYDAKIISFSGNTETKQALRSGKCAAWLSDDTAIQQSLRTEGWDGYEMPLKSRYHSYWAAGVPLEERDGIWGKFMTGMSHGWHASGKLIELAEKWKVVADPWFEAEHEKLLEADNTKMDSQ
- a CDS encoding FAD-dependent oxidoreductase; translated protein: MRLSLDELSGSVFDVAIVGAGINGAETARCLSAAGYSVLLVDKSDFAAGASGRSSRLLHCGLRYLAPGKSVWEFVRQPQRFLTACRMARAAMQSRAQFVRDTPDRIRSMRFCFPVYRGGPYSGWQIDAAFRILKSLGGREVPLNYRRLSGAEVAQMPLLQHLRDKQALQSVAMFDEYQFDWPERVVVDAVLEAQRLGASVRNYTEVTHAAQQGDLWQLELGDTLDAAARPVHVVARSVFNMGGIWIDRINARVEAGRIGRRITGTKGVHIVVRLPPECSRFGIATLNRLNEGLYCIPWRGLHYFGPTETLYDGDPDDIHPTEEDFEFLLGEANHLLPTLDIRRSDILYGWAGVRPLTYDPAQPMGARSRQLHDFGPEGAPNLFAMTAGPIMSHRSAGQLALTALGKGLAPSRPSQQPDFASRSVPRETGNSSREDKLSIMQRGVESEHAETIDDLLVRRSGLVWNDDPLGEDVDLAAEVLAKARSWSAQRKRQEAASAREAIAHRLHIDPPA